Proteins encoded in a region of the Hypanus sabinus isolate sHypSab1 chromosome 12, sHypSab1.hap1, whole genome shotgun sequence genome:
- the atf3 gene encoding cyclic AMP-dependent transcription factor ATF-3 isoform X2, whose protein sequence is MLQHVGQGSASDISTAAVVPCTSPSMSLVFDEFTNITPLVKEELRFAIQSKRISNGAATMEFVMGSESSSDTVERRMTPQEDERRRRRRERNKIAAAKCRNKKKERTDTLQKESEKLESLNAELKAQIEELKTEKQQLIYMLNLHRPTCIVRAQNGRTPEDEKNLFIQQIKEGTLQN, encoded by the exons ATGCTCCAACACGTTGGACAAGGATCTGCATCAGACATCAGTACAGCAGCGGTTGTTCCATGTACCTCACCCTCGATGTCTTTGGTATTTGATGAGTTTACGAACATTACGCCTTTGGTCAAGGAAGAGCTGCGATTTGCCATTCAAAGCAAACGGATATCAAATGGAGCAGCAACCATGGAATTTGTGATGGGAAGTGAGAGCTCGAGCGACACAGTGGAAAGGCGG ATGACGCCACAAGAAGATgagaggagaagaaggagaagggaaagaaataaaatagCAGCAGCTAAGTGTCGAAATAAAAAGAAGGAAAGGACAGACACACTGCAAAAA GAGTCTGAAAAACTGGAATCTTTGAACGCAGAACTGAAAGCACAAATAGAGGAACTCAAAACTGAGAAGCAGCAGCTGATTTACATGCTGAACCTGCACAGGCCTACGTGTATAGTCCGAGCTCAGAATGGGAGAACTCCAGAGGATGAGAAAAACCTTTTCATTCAACAGATCAAAGAAGGAACACTACAGAATTAA
- the atf3 gene encoding cyclic AMP-dependent transcription factor ATF-3 isoform X1: MDKTNMLQHVGQGSASDISTAAVVPCTSPSMSLVFDEFTNITPLVKEELRFAIQSKRISNGAATMEFVMGSESSSDTVERRMTPQEDERRRRRRERNKIAAAKCRNKKKERTDTLQKESEKLESLNAELKAQIEELKTEKQQLIYMLNLHRPTCIVRAQNGRTPEDEKNLFIQQIKEGTLQN; encoded by the exons atGG ACAAAACCAACATGCTCCAACACGTTGGACAAGGATCTGCATCAGACATCAGTACAGCAGCGGTTGTTCCATGTACCTCACCCTCGATGTCTTTGGTATTTGATGAGTTTACGAACATTACGCCTTTGGTCAAGGAAGAGCTGCGATTTGCCATTCAAAGCAAACGGATATCAAATGGAGCAGCAACCATGGAATTTGTGATGGGAAGTGAGAGCTCGAGCGACACAGTGGAAAGGCGG ATGACGCCACAAGAAGATgagaggagaagaaggagaagggaaagaaataaaatagCAGCAGCTAAGTGTCGAAATAAAAAGAAGGAAAGGACAGACACACTGCAAAAA GAGTCTGAAAAACTGGAATCTTTGAACGCAGAACTGAAAGCACAAATAGAGGAACTCAAAACTGAGAAGCAGCAGCTGATTTACATGCTGAACCTGCACAGGCCTACGTGTATAGTCCGAGCTCAGAATGGGAGAACTCCAGAGGATGAGAAAAACCTTTTCATTCAACAGATCAAAGAAGGAACACTACAGAATTAA